TCTCCCCTTCCCAAGCCTGCACGAAACTGAGCAGACAACCACGCAACAAGCCGGTGCCCAACAGCCCGAGACGAAAGAAGCACCTGAACGCCGCCAGGCCGACAGAGAAGACTGATACACCTGCAATGCCAGACCGTGTGGAAAGCGCTAACATGCGCTTTCCACACTGCCTGAACCGCGAGCCCGCACCATGAGCGATGATTTCACTGAAACCCAGGCCAGCGTCCTGATCGGCACCGCCGAGAAGATGATCGAGATCTGGAACCGCCTTTCCCCCGAGAAACAAGCTGCTCTGCTGGCCCGCTTCGGCAGCGAGGAAAACGCCCTGGCCGCCCTGGTCACGACGCAACTGGTTGCTCCCGCAAAATCCTGATTATCCCCATCCGGCAAATAGTTTTACTTTTCCACGCCCCGCGACCGCCCGCGCCGCTATCATAAGCAGCCTATCTATCCTGCTGCCACGTGGACCTTTACCCATGTCAGAAACCCAGCGCCCCATGGCGGTCACGCTGCAAGTCGTTTCCATCGTCCTGTTCACGTTCATCGGCTACCTGAATATCGGCATTCCCCTGGCTGTATTGCCCGGCTACGTCCACAGCGACCTCGGTTTCGGCGCCGTGATCGCCGGGTTGGTGATCAGCGTGCAATACCTGGCCACTCTGCTCAGCCGCCCTTACGCCGGGCGCATCATCGATAACAAGGGCAGCAAACTCGCGGTGATGTACGGCCTCGCCGGCTGTGGTTTGAGCGGTGTGTTCATGCTGATTTCGGCCTGGACCCAAAGCCTGCCGACGTTGAGCCTGATCAGCCTGTTGATCGGCCGACTGGTGCTCGGCAGCGCGGAAAGCCTGGTCGGCTCCGGATCGATCGGCTGGGGCATCGGCCGGGTCGGCGCGGCGAATACCGCCAAAGTCATCTCCTGGAACGGCATCGCCAGTTACGGCGCGCTGGCGGTCGGCGCGCCGCTGGGAGTGCTGCTGGTGAGTCAATTGGGGTTGTGGAGCATGGGCGTGAGCATCGTGTTGCTGGCCGTTCTGGGCCTGGCGCTGGCCTGGCCGAAAACCGCTGCACCGATCGTTGTCGGCGAACGCTTGCCGTTC
This genomic stretch from Pseudomonas wuhanensis harbors:
- a CDS encoding MFS transporter produces the protein MSETQRPMAVTLQVVSIVLFTFIGYLNIGIPLAVLPGYVHSDLGFGAVIAGLVISVQYLATLLSRPYAGRIIDNKGSKLAVMYGLAGCGLSGVFMLISAWTQSLPTLSLISLLIGRLVLGSAESLVGSGSIGWGIGRVGAANTAKVISWNGIASYGALAVGAPLGVLLVSQLGLWSMGVSIVLLAVLGLALAWPKTAAPIVVGERLPFMHVLGRVLPHGCGLALGSIGFGTIATFITLYYATQQWSNAVLCLSLFGASFIGARLLFGNLINRLGGFRVAIACLSVETLGLLLLWLAPDAHWALAGAALSGFGFSLVFPALGVEAVNLVPASSRGAAVGAYSLFIDLSLGITGPLAGAIAAGFGFASIFLFAALAALSGLALSVYLYRQAPKHFNEKHREERDAR